One genomic segment of Bacillus solimangrovi includes these proteins:
- a CDS encoding cold-shock protein translates to MVQGTVKWFNAEKGFGFIEVEGQDDVFVHFSAIQGDGFKTLEEGQAVSFEIEEGQRGPQAANVQK, encoded by the coding sequence ATGGTACAAGGTACAGTTAAATGGTTTAACGCAGAAAAAGGTTTCGGTTTCATCGAAGTTGAAGGTCAAGACGACGTATTCGTACACTTCTCTGCTATCCAAGGCGACGGTTTCAAAACTTTAGAAGAAGGTCAAGCGGTTTCTTTCGAAATCGAAGAAGGTCAACGCGGACCACAAGCTGCTAACGTTCAAAAGTAA
- a CDS encoding HIT family protein, whose protein sequence is MREITLSNGKTVEVECLSCAITSGLLEPDGGVVIETEYFHAHQDVAYPIKGLIILASKRHIKCFDELSEAEKFDYINILTKIRKAQREILGIEYVYYFYNEDTTHHFHTWMVPRYEWMYEFGRSVESVRPTLLHARNEMNDEENLKEVMAAINALTKELNK, encoded by the coding sequence ATGAGGGAAATTACATTGTCAAATGGTAAAACCGTGGAAGTTGAATGTTTGAGTTGTGCAATTACAAGCGGTTTGCTTGAACCTGATGGGGGCGTTGTAATTGAAACTGAATACTTTCATGCTCACCAAGATGTCGCTTATCCAATTAAAGGGTTAATAATATTAGCTTCAAAAAGGCATATTAAATGCTTCGATGAATTATCAGAAGCAGAGAAATTCGATTACATAAATATTTTAACTAAAATAAGAAAAGCCCAAAGAGAAATTTTAGGTATTGAATATGTTTATTACTTCTACAACGAAGATACCACTCATCATTTTCATACTTGGATGGTACCAAGATATGAATGGATGTATGAATTTGGACGTTCAGTTGAGTCTGTTAGACCTACATTACTTCACGCTAGAAATGAAATGAACGATGAAGAAAATCTTAAAGAAGTAATGGCAGCCATCAATGCATTAACGAAGGAACTAAATAAATAA
- a CDS encoding DUF5412 family protein has product MIFVEDLFQITHSPDGNYKIEFYLTNGGATTSFGVLGKLDGPLWFKKTINDDYHMDKADVEWINEHTISINNHILDLKKGETYSD; this is encoded by the coding sequence TTGATATTTGTAGAAGATTTGTTTCAAATTACACACTCTCCTGATGGTAATTACAAAATTGAATTTTATCTTACAAACGGCGGAGCCACCACATCATTTGGAGTATTAGGAAAATTAGATGGGCCACTATGGTTTAAAAAAACAATTAATGATGATTATCATATGGACAAAGCTGATGTTGAGTGGATTAATGAACATACCATTTCAATAAATAATCATATATTAGACTTAAAAAAAGGGGAAACGTATTCAGATTGA
- a CDS encoding copper amine oxidase N-terminal domain-containing protein, which produces MKKFVLSIIFVFCLFFSYSTASANHSDNLAEANVEINVNGEFIQTDVYPYLKDQHLLIPIRTLSTLGLSYGWDTSSNTVTIQNADEDTLIIKANSQVAYKNNNKIKMNIPAQMTNGRIFVPVRFITESLGYHVQYESIRRMVFITSNDYAFNMDSLNQEDKVAARRAAISLPLTPDFKTLDNPVSPFHEYIFLTGETNKYIYYNGHTGTIVEIKDGKAVVQGQYELGKKGILFNFEDFSGKITKMNIEDPLLKPYFLSMHGIVGFKNNGDGTMLVYYEYEHGTERATVSFTGSHSNLIQNPWEIERSEPRKKRIFVE; this is translated from the coding sequence TTGAAGAAATTTGTACTATCAATTATATTTGTTTTCTGCTTATTTTTTAGTTATTCGACTGCATCAGCTAACCATTCTGACAATCTAGCGGAAGCGAATGTAGAGATTAATGTAAATGGTGAGTTTATTCAGACAGATGTTTATCCTTATTTAAAAGATCAACACTTGTTAATCCCTATCCGTACGCTTTCAACATTAGGTCTATCTTATGGTTGGGATACTTCTTCTAATACCGTCACGATACAAAATGCAGATGAAGACACACTTATTATCAAAGCGAATAGTCAAGTGGCTTACAAAAATAACAATAAAATTAAAATGAATATTCCAGCTCAAATGACAAATGGTCGTATATTTGTGCCTGTTCGATTTATAACAGAGTCACTAGGTTATCATGTGCAATATGAAAGTATTCGTAGAATGGTATTCATTACATCAAATGACTACGCATTTAATATGGATTCTTTAAATCAAGAGGATAAAGTAGCTGCACGAAGAGCTGCAATTTCTTTACCACTAACTCCAGATTTTAAGACTCTAGATAATCCAGTTAGCCCATTTCACGAATATATCTTTCTCACAGGTGAGACAAATAAATATATCTACTATAATGGTCATACAGGTACTATCGTTGAAATTAAAGATGGAAAAGCTGTTGTACAAGGACAATATGAACTTGGAAAAAAAGGAATACTTTTTAATTTTGAAGATTTCTCTGGAAAAATAACAAAAATGAATATAGAAGACCCTTTACTAAAACCTTACTTTCTATCAATGCATGGAATTGTGGGTTTTAAAAATAATGGGGATGGGACTATGTTAGTATACTATGAGTACGAGCATGGTACTGAAAGAGCAACAGTTTCTTTTACTGGGTCGCATAGTAACCTCATTCAAAATCCTTGGGAAATAGAACGATCAGAACCGAGAAAAAAAAGGATCTTCGTTGAATAA
- a CDS encoding copper amine oxidase N-terminal domain-containing protein, which translates to MNKSFSLVFILLTAFLFISLPSISHAESNHDTKLVVKGKIVTNQLPTIIENGRTLIPLLLVSEAVDAQVKWEQNTSTAVVQKWGERLTLKPDAHQAQLQGTAYHDGDLALETPAKLKNGTIYVPIRLIAQTFGYEVSWIEGEITINSPLSEAKKEMLHRSSLEKARPEMIQLDQPVHYINTPLDISYPNENYDRTYIFPEGEALGYYSISGDTISWIELQDDFLVCTWQAHINDVSYGQLESFLEMDIKNAQGIDPKVDKDMLYYSNGSFGDSMHWEYGKIDKNKTYTNLAYKRTVSGEITDSEGTMSFTLPGEVRTDYIED; encoded by the coding sequence ATGAACAAATCATTTTCTCTTGTTTTTATACTTTTAACTGCTTTCCTATTTATTTCTCTACCGTCAATCAGTCACGCTGAATCTAACCATGACACTAAGCTCGTAGTAAAAGGAAAGATCGTAACCAATCAACTTCCCACTATTATTGAGAATGGTCGAACGCTTATCCCGCTACTTTTAGTAAGTGAAGCAGTAGATGCACAAGTAAAATGGGAGCAAAATACATCTACAGCAGTTGTTCAGAAATGGGGAGAACGCTTAACCTTAAAACCTGATGCACATCAGGCTCAATTACAAGGAACAGCTTATCATGATGGCGATCTAGCATTAGAAACTCCTGCCAAGCTGAAAAATGGCACCATTTACGTTCCTATACGATTGATTGCACAAACCTTTGGTTATGAAGTGAGCTGGATTGAAGGAGAAATTACTATTAACTCTCCACTAAGTGAGGCGAAGAAAGAAATGCTACATCGTAGTTCTCTAGAGAAAGCAAGACCAGAGATGATTCAGTTAGATCAACCAGTTCACTATATAAATACTCCACTAGACATATCGTATCCAAATGAAAACTATGACCGCACTTATATTTTCCCTGAAGGAGAAGCACTAGGTTATTATTCTATTTCTGGTGATACGATTTCATGGATAGAACTTCAAGATGACTTTCTCGTTTGTACTTGGCAAGCTCATATTAACGATGTATCTTACGGTCAGCTTGAGTCTTTTTTAGAGATGGACATAAAGAACGCTCAAGGAATTGATCCAAAAGTTGATAAGGATATGTTGTATTATTCTAATGGTTCTTTTGGAGATAGCATGCATTGGGAATATGGAAAGATAGATAAAAATAAAACATATACAAATCTTGCTTATAAACGCACTGTTAGCGGGGAAATCACCGATTCAGAAGGAACTATGTCCTTCACTCTACCAGGTGAAGTAAGAACAGATTATATAGAAGACTAA
- a CDS encoding GNAT family N-acetyltransferase has translation MSIKIIPMSWGTNRLTIEDLNEEEIQTVQKLYEQGDYINKWDGRNLDKEYVYRCFTVGDLPPNGTKEQFKIQVIRMKASRLIVGILTTYHGYPKPETFYINYLYIDKEYHKQGLGQEVIHDLLRILKEKHYTEVRANVAIKNWPALRFWTKLGLNSINGIYGDKEHSMNAYAEIELIMEL, from the coding sequence ATGTCAATAAAAATAATACCAATGAGCTGGGGAACGAACAGACTCACTATCGAAGACTTAAATGAAGAGGAAATTCAAACCGTTCAAAAATTATATGAACAAGGCGATTATATAAACAAATGGGACGGACGTAACTTAGATAAAGAGTATGTTTATCGCTGTTTCACTGTTGGTGACTTACCACCTAATGGAACAAAGGAACAATTTAAAATTCAAGTTATACGAATGAAAGCATCTAGACTAATTGTTGGCATACTAACCACCTATCACGGCTATCCGAAACCTGAAACTTTCTATATAAATTATCTGTACATTGATAAGGAGTATCACAAGCAAGGACTTGGGCAAGAAGTGATTCACGATTTGTTACGTATATTGAAAGAAAAACACTATACTGAAGTTCGAGCAAATGTAGCCATAAAGAATTGGCCTGCACTTAGATTTTGGACAAAACTCGGGCTCAATTCGATAAATGGGATATATGGTGACAAAGAACATAGCATGAATGCCTACGCTGAGATAGAGTTAATTATGGAATTATAA
- a CDS encoding ABC transporter transmembrane domain-containing protein, with protein MNKTSSFLHMWKISNVSKKALIIPLLITVISSILSLITSLLVMQIMDNLEDYIDYDLIVIGIILLVVSTILSAVSSFLLSRVAERIVLNIRKKLWAKALDLPLSFYQKKRSGEIVSRLTNDTTGIVDITYSFRFL; from the coding sequence ATGAACAAAACATCTTCATTCTTACATATGTGGAAAATTTCAAATGTATCTAAAAAAGCTTTAATCATTCCTCTTCTAATTACAGTTATTAGTAGCATATTAAGTTTAATTACATCGTTATTGGTTATGCAAATTATGGATAATCTAGAAGACTATATTGATTACGATTTGATTGTAATAGGAATTATATTATTAGTCGTAAGCACTATACTTTCTGCTGTATCTAGTTTTTTATTATCTAGAGTAGCAGAAAGAATTGTTTTAAATATACGAAAAAAACTGTGGGCAAAAGCTTTAGATTTACCTTTGAGTTTTTATCAAAAGAAACGTTCTGGAGAAATAGTAAGTAGATTAACGAATGATACGACAGGCATTGTAGACATAACCTATTCTTTTAGGTTCCTTTAA
- a CDS encoding class III extradiol ring-cleavage dioxygenase yields MMMPSFFIAHGAPTIVLENNGYTKFLKQLSTGIPKPKGIVIVTAHWESRIQQISNVEKFETIYDFSGFPDELYNIEYPARGDNQLAQNIGMLFDDEKIAYEMDSKRGLDHGSWAILKLVYPEANIPVVQLSVNSELPNERQYQIGRILSKLREEGNLIICSGGTTHNLMQLEYDSPHIHDWAIQFENWLKEKVVGWDVEALFRFEKIAPNAKNAVPTREHFIPLFIGMGTGDTKQKAKLLHHSFQHGNLSLSCWEF; encoded by the coding sequence ATGATGATGCCATCATTTTTTATCGCTCATGGAGCCCCAACTATAGTGTTGGAGAACAATGGATATACAAAATTTTTAAAGCAATTATCCACTGGTATCCCCAAACCAAAGGGAATTGTTATCGTTACTGCTCATTGGGAAAGTAGGATTCAACAAATTAGTAATGTTGAGAAATTTGAGACCATATATGATTTTTCTGGTTTCCCAGATGAATTATATAACATTGAATATCCTGCTCGTGGTGACAACCAACTGGCTCAAAATATTGGAATGTTATTTGATGATGAAAAGATAGCTTATGAAATGGATTCTAAGCGGGGTTTAGATCATGGTTCTTGGGCAATCTTAAAACTGGTTTATCCAGAAGCTAATATTCCCGTTGTTCAATTATCTGTTAATTCTGAATTACCTAATGAAAGGCAATATCAAATTGGCAGGATATTATCGAAACTTAGAGAGGAAGGAAATTTGATCATTTGTAGTGGTGGAACGACTCACAATCTCATGCAATTAGAATATGATTCACCACACATTCATGATTGGGCAATTCAATTTGAAAATTGGTTAAAAGAAAAAGTTGTGGGTTGGGATGTGGAAGCTTTGTTCCGATTTGAAAAAATAGCACCTAATGCTAAGAATGCTGTTCCTACAAGAGAACACTTTATACCCTTATTTATAGGGATGGGAACTGGAGATACAAAACAAAAAGCAAAATTATTACACCACAGTTTTCAACATGGAAATCTTAGTTTAAGTTGTTGGGAGTTTTAA
- the ribD gene encoding bifunctional diaminohydroxyphosphoribosylaminopyrimidine deaminase/5-amino-6-(5-phosphoribosylamino)uracil reductase RibD, whose product MYNDEFYMDLALKNALGMKGQTDPNPLVGCVIVNDNRIVGMAAHLKAGERHAEIHALRMAGNNAAGGTIYVTLEPCSHYGKTGPCAAAIVEAGIKKVIIATLDPNPVVSGSGVKILQDAGIEVVIGIGAEKSQQMNQVFNKFIVQKKPYVTLKSGISLDGKIATNSMDSKWITSKEAREDVHQLRNENMAILVGVNTVIKDNPQLTTRMPNGRNPVRVIMDSTLKTPIDSKLVTDQQAETWIFTCAHYDKEKKTKLETLGIKIYQTSGKKQVDPNEVVKILGEKMISSLLIEGGGGIHASFLEKKLLDKVVLYIAPKLIGGKNAPTFLEGTGIEKMKDAVNLTDVSIENIGNDFKVVGYPAYLKE is encoded by the coding sequence TTGTATAACGATGAATTTTATATGGATTTGGCTTTGAAAAATGCATTAGGAATGAAAGGTCAAACAGACCCAAATCCCTTAGTGGGCTGTGTGATTGTAAATGACAATCGTATAGTAGGGATGGCTGCTCATTTAAAAGCAGGTGAACGACATGCAGAAATACATGCACTACGAATGGCTGGTAATAATGCAGCAGGAGGAACGATCTATGTAACATTAGAACCGTGCTCTCACTATGGAAAAACAGGACCCTGTGCAGCCGCTATTGTAGAAGCTGGAATTAAGAAGGTTATAATTGCAACACTTGACCCTAACCCTGTTGTATCCGGAAGTGGTGTGAAAATACTTCAAGACGCTGGAATAGAAGTAGTTATTGGGATTGGTGCTGAAAAATCACAACAAATGAATCAAGTGTTTAATAAGTTTATCGTGCAAAAAAAGCCCTATGTTACACTGAAATCCGGAATTTCCTTGGATGGAAAAATCGCTACGAATTCTATGGATAGCAAATGGATTACTTCTAAAGAAGCGAGAGAAGACGTCCATCAGCTCAGAAATGAAAATATGGCGATATTAGTTGGGGTGAACACCGTAATCAAAGACAATCCACAATTGACCACTCGAATGCCTAATGGTCGCAATCCGGTTCGAGTGATAATGGACTCTACGTTAAAAACTCCGATAGACTCAAAGTTAGTGACAGATCAACAGGCTGAAACTTGGATATTCACATGTGCTCATTATGATAAAGAAAAGAAGACAAAACTAGAAACTTTAGGAATAAAGATTTATCAGACGAGTGGAAAAAAGCAAGTAGATCCAAATGAAGTTGTGAAAATACTGGGTGAGAAAATGATCTCTTCTTTATTGATTGAGGGTGGAGGTGGGATTCATGCTTCTTTTCTAGAAAAGAAATTGCTTGATAAAGTCGTTCTCTATATTGCTCCTAAATTAATTGGAGGAAAAAATGCTCCGACTTTTTTAGAAGGGACTGGGATTGAGAAAATGAAAGATGCGGTCAATTTGACAGACGTAAGCATAGAAAACATAGGGAATGATTTTAAGGTTGTGGGTTATCCAGCTTACCTAAAAGAATAG
- a CDS encoding GTP cyclohydrolase II: MIKTEFDLKVLPVLKEKIKLIKMSKGAIYLVGPIQLPVNLYGETYNFQWYCWLKCDEVTEDYEKIIQKLSSANLADLQQSSVITYGDFSFGDDALMRLHSICHTGDIFGSKRCDCGYQLKQSMKMIVEYGSGALFYLANHEGRGIGLFSKAMAYVLQENGYDTVDANESLGFVDDSRDYDDAIQVLKALRSKPVKLMTNNPKKLEALKNSGLKVSDRKPIWGDISEFNQNYLQTKIKRSGHLEEEGLYSIV; this comes from the coding sequence ATGATTAAAACTGAATTTGATTTAAAAGTATTACCTGTGTTGAAGGAAAAAATCAAACTTATAAAAATGAGTAAAGGCGCAATTTATTTAGTCGGTCCTATACAACTACCTGTTAACCTTTACGGAGAGACATATAATTTTCAATGGTATTGTTGGTTAAAATGTGATGAAGTTACTGAAGACTACGAAAAAATTATACAAAAATTATCTTCTGCTAATTTAGCTGATTTACAGCAATCGAGTGTAATAACATATGGTGACTTTTCATTTGGAGATGATGCATTGATGAGATTACATTCTATTTGTCACACAGGAGATATATTTGGAAGTAAACGATGTGATTGTGGTTATCAGTTAAAACAGTCTATGAAAATGATTGTGGAGTACGGATCTGGCGCATTATTCTATTTAGCTAACCACGAAGGAAGAGGGATTGGATTATTTAGTAAGGCAATGGCATACGTCCTTCAAGAAAATGGATATGACACAGTCGATGCAAATGAAAGTTTGGGCTTTGTTGATGATTCAAGAGACTATGATGATGCCATACAAGTACTTAAAGCCCTTAGATCCAAACCTGTTAAACTCATGACAAATAACCCTAAAAAGCTAGAAGCATTGAAAAACTCCGGATTGAAGGTTTCAGATAGAAAGCCGATTTGGGGAGATATTTCTGAATTTAACCAAAACTACCTTCAGACAAAAATAAAACGTTCAGGTCATTTAGAGGAAGAGGGGTTGTATTCAATTGTATAA
- a CDS encoding helix-turn-helix domain-containing protein produces the protein MDIGSTIREIRKRKQITIVQMSEGTGLSKGFISNMENNNTSPSIHTLQTVANFLGIPLPYLLLEKEQKMRVVRKNERQYTTMQKENLKIEHLTSKGGLRMMHVEFPPGASTGDQSHSHEGEECHVVLKGKVLAEQGGDSFILEEGDSFSWSASVPHYVENIGNEPAVILIAIYTDVELEDVL, from the coding sequence ATGGATATTGGATCTACAATTCGGGAGATAAGAAAGAGAAAGCAAATTACAATTGTACAAATGAGTGAAGGTACAGGACTTTCTAAAGGGTTCATTAGCAATATGGAAAACAACAACACTTCTCCTTCTATACATACTTTGCAAACCGTTGCGAATTTCCTTGGCATTCCATTGCCATATCTTTTATTAGAGAAAGAGCAAAAAATGCGAGTTGTAAGAAAGAATGAACGTCAGTACACTACGATGCAAAAAGAAAACCTTAAAATAGAACATCTCACATCAAAAGGCGGGCTTCGAATGATGCACGTTGAATTTCCACCAGGAGCTTCAACAGGTGATCAGTCACACTCTCATGAAGGAGAAGAATGCCATGTCGTATTAAAAGGAAAAGTTCTTGCTGAGCAAGGTGGAGATTCCTTTATTTTGGAAGAAGGAGATTCTTTTAGTTGGAGTGCGAGCGTGCCGCACTATGTGGAAAATATAGGGAATGAACCCGCGGTAATTTTGATTGCAATTTATACAGATGTTGAACTAGAAGATGTTCTTTGA
- a CDS encoding S24 family peptidase, translating to MSVNSDLLGYKDGFMLHIENNDMSGDRILEGDSIVVVMQDFVSENDIALLSINNGPCHNKPLRISSCYFRYGLLTKYPIEIFVV from the coding sequence ATATCTGTAAACTCTGATCTATTAGGATATAAAGATGGATTTATGTTACATATCGAAAATAATGATATGTCTGGAGATCGAATTTTAGAAGGTGATTCCATCGTGGTCGTTATGCAAGATTTTGTTTCAGAAAATGATATAGCTTTATTATCTATAAATAATGGACCCTGCCATAACAAGCCCCTTAGGATCTCCTCCTGTTATTTCCGCTATGGCCTGCTGACTAAATATCCCATAGAAATTTTCGTAGTCTAA
- a CDS encoding recombinase family protein — protein sequence MQRLISDVDKDKFQAILVWKISRLSRNMLDTLALLDKFEEYEIKFISYSENFDTSSPIGKLVVQLMASIAE from the coding sequence ATGCAAAGACTTATCTCGGACGTTGATAAGGATAAATTTCAAGCTATACTTGTATGGAAAATATCACGTCTTTCTCGAAACATGTTGGATACTCTTGCGCTTCTAGATAAGTTCGAAGAATATGAAATAAAATTTATTTCTTACTCGGAGAATTTCGATACATCTAGTCCAATTGGGAAACTTGTAGTTCAACTGATGGCCTCCATTGCGGAGTAG
- a CDS encoding ATP-binding cassette domain-containing protein, producing the protein MVPSITTYTRKDGSKRKHRYYVCSNFHNKGYSACKANSIKAYDAEDTVINHLTEFLNDSACFNHTIENINKDTIHQNVKLKEQLENIEIELKEANALQEKYIEAFEQNLFPVSILQERLQKLAKSKNDLAQKKNELSVQLSSSDTKIIPPDVVRHLLEKYVQTFQQATREKKKQLFQLLLNKITIKQSDGRSRIVDKIELDFDFSEVNLSKTFTLIHILNLESDYSRKNPLQILIQKTIYHLISRFFFLYLWYGLLSFIILIVIVGIGAWRVSSGIITIGELAAFIIYLIQVVSPFFAMNMFVTNYQEARGSIKRVMEVLNEKDELEMNKSLKKDSFKHYDHDVCRLDFRNVSFSYDEHKKILDDISFSLETGKMIALVGPSGSGKSTIFNLLERFYHPENGDMTLNHQSYRTINISNWRKMFSFVPQDFPLLYGTIKDNLTYGLQRNISDERINRSNKKSKCS; encoded by the coding sequence ATGGTTCCATCTATCACTACTTACACTCGAAAAGATGGAAGCAAACGAAAACATCGCTATTATGTGTGTAGTAATTTTCATAACAAAGGCTACTCTGCCTGTAAAGCTAATTCAATTAAAGCATACGATGCAGAAGATACTGTCATTAATCATTTAACGGAATTCTTAAATGACTCAGCTTGCTTTAATCATACTATTGAAAATATTAATAAAGACACCATTCACCAAAATGTGAAACTAAAAGAGCAGTTAGAGAATATTGAAATAGAGCTTAAAGAAGCGAATGCCCTGCAAGAAAAATATATAGAAGCATTTGAACAAAACCTCTTCCCTGTTTCCATATTACAGGAACGGTTACAGAAGTTAGCTAAGTCAAAAAATGACTTAGCTCAAAAGAAAAATGAACTTAGCGTTCAACTAAGTTCATCAGACACGAAAATCATACCACCAGATGTGGTTCGGCATTTATTAGAAAAGTATGTTCAAACATTTCAACAGGCTACAAGAGAAAAGAAAAAGCAGCTTTTTCAACTTTTGCTAAATAAGATAACAATCAAACAATCCGATGGTCGTTCTCGTATTGTGGATAAAATAGAACTAGATTTTGATTTTTCTGAAGTAAATCTGTCCAAGACATTTACACTTATCCACATCCTGAATCTTGAATCAGATTATTCGAGGAAAAATCCACTTCAAATCCTGATTCAAAAGACAATATACCACCTTATCTCCAGATTTTTTTTCCTCTATTTGTGGTACGGTTTACTTTCATTTATTATTTTGATTGTCATTGTTGGAATTGGTGCATGGAGAGTTAGTAGTGGCATCATTACGATCGGTGAGCTAGCAGCATTTATTATTTATTTAATTCAAGTAGTATCACCCTTCTTCGCTATGAATATGTTTGTCACAAATTACCAAGAAGCACGAGGCTCTATCAAAAGGGTAATGGAAGTGTTAAATGAAAAAGATGAACTAGAAATGAATAAATCATTAAAAAAGGATTCGTTCAAACATTATGATCATGATGTATGTAGATTAGATTTTAGAAATGTGTCTTTCTCTTATGATGAACACAAAAAAATATTAGACGACATTTCCTTTTCATTAGAGACTGGGAAAATGATTGCGTTAGTTGGTCCTAGTGGCTCAGGGAAATCAACGATTTTCAATCTACTTGAACGCTTCTATCATCCTGAGAATGGAGATATGACGTTAAATCATCAATCTTATCGAACTATCAATATTAGCAACTGGAGAAAAATGTTTAGCTTTGTTCCACAAGATTTCCCATTATTGTACGGTACAATCAAAGATAACTTAACCTATGGACTGCAGCGAAACATATCTGATGAAAGAATTAATAGAAGCAACAAAAAAAGCAAATGCTCATGA
- a CDS encoding ATP-binding cassette domain-containing protein yields MKELIEATKKANAHDFIMSFPNGYDTHVGEFGNSLSGGQKQRIAIARALLRESKFILLDEVTANLDSKSERLLQDTFKSLIRDNIGIFMIAHRLSTVKDADNIFVLENSVITGAGTHHDLYNNNSYYRKSIDNQRTEINTLQ; encoded by the coding sequence ATGAAAGAATTAATAGAAGCAACAAAAAAAGCAAATGCTCATGATTTTATTATGAGTTTCCCGAATGGTTATGATACACATGTTGGGGAATTTGGAAATTCCCTATCTGGTGGGCAAAAGCAACGGATTGCGATTGCAAGAGCTTTGTTACGTGAGTCGAAATTTATTTTATTAGATGAAGTTACTGCGAATTTAGATAGTAAATCTGAGCGACTCTTACAAGATACGTTCAAATCATTAATTAGAGACAATATTGGTATATTCATGATTGCGCATAGGCTTTCAACTGTAAAAGATGCGGACAATATATTTGTTCTAGAAAATAGCGTCATCACAGGAGCTGGAACTCATCATGATTTATACAACAATAATAGCTATTATCGAAAATCAATCGATAACCAAAGAACAGAAATTAACACTCTTCAATAA